The following are encoded in a window of Solidesulfovibrio magneticus RS-1 genomic DNA:
- a CDS encoding hybrid sensor histidine kinase/response regulator translates to MSAQANKPSVLIVDDVPANIRLLADCLREDYAILVATGGAEALALARRGRPDIILLDVVMPDLDGYEVCRRLKADPITADIPVIFVTANQAPEDEAHGLSLGAVDYVVKPVSPAVARARVKNHLELRAAREALARQNEALKEAARLREDVDGIMRHDLKAPLTGIIGLPQIILDEGGLSESQAMFLRLIEENGYKMLSMINLSLDLFKIERGTYRLSPEPVELLALVRRLFVEFAALAGPRKLACALTVDGREARPEDTAYLCGERLLLYSMLANCVKNALEASPPGGRVTVDVAPGEPTVLRVVNRGVVPPCLRGRFFRKYATEGKPGGTGLGAYSARLIAETHGGSARMETSDEADCTVVTLTLPRGNLTVVGETPAGVPVMVCPAL, encoded by the coding sequence ATGAGCGCGCAAGCCAACAAGCCTTCGGTTCTCATCGTTGACGACGTGCCGGCCAACATCCGCTTGCTGGCCGACTGCCTGCGGGAGGATTACGCCATCCTCGTGGCCACGGGCGGGGCCGAGGCCCTGGCCCTGGCCAGGCGCGGGCGGCCCGACATCATCCTGCTCGACGTGGTCATGCCCGACCTTGACGGCTACGAGGTCTGCCGCCGGCTTAAGGCCGACCCGATAACCGCCGACATCCCCGTCATTTTCGTCACCGCCAACCAGGCTCCGGAAGACGAGGCCCATGGCCTGTCGCTGGGGGCCGTGGACTACGTCGTCAAGCCGGTCAGCCCGGCCGTGGCCCGGGCCCGGGTGAAAAACCATCTGGAGTTGCGCGCCGCCCGGGAGGCTCTGGCCCGGCAAAATGAGGCGCTCAAGGAGGCGGCCCGGCTGCGGGAAGACGTGGACGGCATCATGCGCCACGACCTCAAGGCTCCGCTGACCGGCATCATCGGCCTGCCCCAGATCATTCTCGACGAGGGCGGCCTGAGTGAGTCCCAGGCCATGTTTTTGCGGCTGATTGAAGAAAACGGCTACAAGATGCTTTCGATGATCAACCTGTCGCTGGATCTGTTCAAGATCGAGCGTGGAACCTACCGGCTTTCGCCCGAGCCGGTGGAGCTGTTGGCTCTGGTCCGGCGGCTTTTTGTGGAGTTCGCGGCCTTGGCCGGGCCGCGCAAGCTGGCGTGCGCGCTGACCGTGGACGGTCGGGAGGCCCGGCCCGAGGACACGGCCTATCTGTGCGGCGAGCGGCTGCTGCTCTATTCCATGTTGGCCAACTGCGTGAAAAACGCTTTGGAGGCCTCGCCGCCCGGCGGGCGGGTGACGGTGGACGTGGCGCCCGGCGAGCCGACGGTGTTGCGGGTGGTCAACCGCGGCGTTGTGCCCCCCTGTTTGCGGGGACGCTTTTTCAGGAAATACGCCACGGAGGGCAAGCCTGGGGGCACGGGCCTTGGGGCCTATTCGGCCCGGCTCATCGCCGAGACCCATGGCGGGAGCGCGCGCATGGAGACGTCCGACGAGGCCGACTGCACGGTGGTGACCCTGACGCTGCCGCGCGGCAATCTGACGGTGGTGGGGGAGACGCCGGCCGGCGTGCCGGTGATGGTCTGCCCGGCCTTGTAG
- a CDS encoding HD domain-containing phosphohydrolase: MQGDILLSHIGERLVIVDTPKRILAIDDERINLRVIGGLLRNLGHEPILTESFAEAQPLLDASIDLVLLDVMMPETDGFTVARHIREMPGVSDVPIIMVTALTSKQDRLKAVEAGANDFISKPIDLTELRVRMGSLLKMKESQDEVKRYQAELEEMVAVRTSALKMALDNVQESQRTILAAHLETIHRLASAAEFKDEETADHIQRMSRYCALLAARLGLPDAEVDLVLQASPMHDIGKIGIPDSILLKPAKLTPDEWEIMKRHTIYGARILGESNFELLRVGEIIAMSHHEKWDGSGYPKGLVGEDIPLYGRICAVADVFDALTSRRPYKEAFSNEKSLDIMRAGRGSHFDPRILDVFFHDFDRVEEIQREFVDS; encoded by the coding sequence ATGCAAGGCGATATCCTGTTGTCGCACATTGGTGAAAGGCTGGTGATCGTGGATACGCCCAAGCGCATTTTGGCTATTGACGACGAGCGCATCAACCTCCGGGTCATCGGGGGGTTACTGCGCAACCTCGGCCATGAGCCGATTTTGACCGAGTCTTTTGCCGAGGCCCAGCCCCTGCTCGATGCGAGCATCGATCTGGTGTTGCTCGACGTCATGATGCCCGAGACCGACGGGTTCACCGTGGCCCGGCACATCCGCGAGATGCCCGGGGTTTCCGACGTGCCCATCATCATGGTCACGGCCCTGACCAGCAAGCAGGACCGCCTCAAGGCTGTGGAAGCCGGGGCCAACGACTTCATTTCCAAGCCCATCGACCTCACCGAACTGCGGGTGCGCATGGGGTCGTTGCTGAAGATGAAGGAATCCCAGGACGAGGTGAAGCGCTACCAGGCCGAGCTGGAAGAGATGGTGGCCGTACGCACCTCGGCGCTCAAGATGGCCCTGGACAACGTCCAGGAATCCCAGCGCACCATTCTGGCCGCCCACCTCGAAACCATCCACCGCCTGGCATCGGCAGCGGAATTCAAGGACGAGGAGACGGCCGACCACATCCAGCGTATGAGCCGCTACTGCGCTCTGCTGGCCGCCCGGCTCGGGCTGCCCGACGCCGAGGTCGATCTCGTGCTTCAGGCCAGCCCCATGCACGACATCGGCAAGATCGGCATCCCGGACAGCATTCTGTTAAAGCCGGCCAAGCTCACCCCCGACGAGTGGGAGATCATGAAGCGCCACACCATCTACGGCGCGCGCATCCTGGGTGAATCGAATTTCGAGCTGCTGCGGGTGGGCGAGATCATCGCCATGTCCCACCACGAAAAATGGGACGGCTCGGGCTATCCCAAGGGCCTTGTCGGCGAGGACATCCCGCTCTACGGCCGCATCTGCGCCGTGGCCGACGTGTTCGACGCCTTGACCAGCCGCCGGCCCTACAAGGAAGCCTTTTCCAACGAAAAATCCCTAGACATCATGCGGGCCGGACGGGGCAGCCACTTCGATCCGCGCATTCTGGACGTCTTTTTTCATGATTTCGACAGAGTCGAGGAAATTCAGCGGGAATTCGTCGATTCCTAG
- a CDS encoding HAD-IC family P-type ATPase: protein MPESPPTRPWHALPVNDALDALASKDTGLAADEAASRLARYGKNALTAKGEMSAIKRFALQFHQPLIYILLAAGAVTALLGEPVDASVILGVVLVNAVIGYFQEAKAVAALSALARSMVTEAAVLRDGGWQVMAAENLVPGDVVRLRSGDKVPADLRLLTVQSLRIDESALTGESVPVDKSAAALPEDTLLADRANLAFAASVVTYGQGTGVVTATGDAAAIGRIAALTAAADELATPLTRAIAKFSHIVLYGILALAGLTFAVGVARGQSPTDMFMASVALAVGAIPEGLPAAVTVILAIGVSRMAARRAVVRRLPAVETLGSTTVVCTDKTGTLTQNRMTVVEIVLPSGLWTLSGETFAGPSDSGDALAEALAAAALCNDATLAEDGETFTGDPTEAALLLAARRAGLSLDALAVARPRLYDEPFESERMFMTTLHHEGEGVPPTLYFKGSAETALPRCRDAAGGLLDPEAVRRDIEAMGRRGLRVLALARRELPPGTAVIEPGSRDEGLTFLGLVGMIDPPRPEAKAAVAACRKAGIMVKMITGDHAATAAAIGGQLGLSGDAPIRAMTGRDIEAADDADLPALAEATHVFARVSPEQKLRLVKALQSLGHVCAMTGDGVNDAPALKQADIGVAMGLGGTEAAKEAADMVLADDNFATIEAAVEEGRGVFDNLSKFIVWTLPTNLGEGLVILAAVLLGVDLPISPVQILWINMTTAGSLGLMLAFEPREPGIMERAPRDPRRPILDGLLIRRVLLVGAALLVAAFGLYEWELAAGASREAARTVAVNVFVAMEALYLFNCRSLTRSALAMPLSGNRWVLAGVALAVVLQAFFTYVPFMQRLFGAAPIGAASWLRILAAAAAGFVLVELQKRLEAGRLPAAPVA from the coding sequence ATGCCTGAATCCCCGCCGACCCGCCCCTGGCACGCCCTGCCGGTTAATGACGCCCTGGACGCCCTGGCGTCGAAGGATACGGGGCTTGCCGCCGACGAAGCCGCCAGCCGCCTGGCCCGCTACGGCAAAAACGCGCTCACCGCCAAGGGCGAAATGAGCGCGATAAAGCGCTTCGCCCTCCAGTTCCACCAGCCGCTGATCTACATCCTGCTGGCCGCCGGAGCCGTCACGGCCCTGCTCGGCGAGCCCGTGGACGCCTCGGTCATCCTGGGCGTGGTCCTGGTCAACGCCGTCATCGGCTATTTCCAGGAAGCCAAGGCCGTGGCCGCCCTGTCCGCCCTGGCCCGGTCCATGGTCACCGAGGCCGCAGTGCTTCGCGACGGCGGCTGGCAGGTCATGGCCGCCGAAAACCTCGTGCCCGGCGACGTGGTGCGCCTGCGCTCGGGCGACAAGGTCCCGGCCGATTTGCGCCTGCTCACCGTCCAAAGCCTGCGCATCGACGAATCGGCGCTCACCGGCGAATCCGTGCCCGTGGACAAATCCGCCGCCGCCCTGCCCGAGGACACGCTGCTGGCCGACCGGGCCAACCTGGCCTTCGCCGCCTCGGTCGTCACCTACGGCCAGGGCACGGGGGTGGTCACGGCCACCGGCGACGCCGCCGCCATCGGCCGCATCGCCGCGCTGACCGCCGCCGCCGACGAACTGGCCACGCCGCTGACCCGCGCCATCGCCAAATTCTCCCACATCGTCCTCTACGGCATCCTGGCCCTGGCCGGCCTGACCTTTGCCGTGGGCGTGGCCCGAGGCCAAAGCCCCACCGACATGTTCATGGCCTCGGTGGCCCTGGCCGTGGGAGCCATCCCCGAGGGCCTGCCCGCCGCCGTCACCGTCATCCTGGCCATCGGCGTCTCGCGCATGGCCGCCCGCCGCGCCGTGGTGCGCCGGCTGCCGGCCGTGGAGACCCTGGGGTCCACCACCGTCGTGTGCACCGACAAGACCGGCACCCTGACCCAAAACCGCATGACCGTGGTGGAAATCGTCCTGCCTTCCGGCCTCTGGACGCTTTCCGGCGAAACCTTTGCCGGCCCGTCGGACAGCGGCGACGCCCTGGCCGAGGCCCTGGCCGCCGCCGCCCTGTGCAACGACGCGACCCTGGCCGAGGACGGCGAGACTTTCACCGGCGACCCCACCGAGGCCGCCCTGCTCCTGGCCGCCCGCCGGGCCGGGCTGTCCCTGGACGCCCTGGCCGTCGCCCGGCCGCGCCTTTATGACGAACCCTTCGAGTCCGAACGCATGTTCATGACCACGCTACACCACGAGGGCGAGGGCGTGCCGCCGACGCTGTATTTCAAAGGCTCGGCCGAGACCGCCCTGCCGCGTTGCCGCGACGCCGCCGGCGGCCTGCTTGACCCCGAGGCCGTGCGCCGCGACATCGAGGCCATGGGCCGGCGCGGGCTGCGGGTGCTGGCCCTGGCCCGGCGTGAGCTGCCGCCCGGCACGGCCGTCATCGAACCCGGCAGCCGCGACGAAGGCCTGACCTTCCTGGGGCTGGTCGGCATGATCGATCCGCCGCGCCCCGAGGCCAAGGCCGCCGTGGCCGCCTGCCGCAAGGCCGGAATCATGGTCAAGATGATCACCGGCGACCATGCCGCCACCGCCGCCGCCATAGGCGGCCAGCTCGGCCTTTCCGGCGACGCCCCCATCCGGGCCATGACCGGCCGCGACATCGAGGCTGCCGACGACGCCGACCTTCCGGCCCTGGCCGAGGCGACCCACGTCTTCGCCCGGGTTTCTCCCGAACAAAAGCTGCGTCTTGTCAAGGCCTTGCAAAGCCTCGGCCACGTGTGCGCCATGACCGGCGACGGCGTCAACGACGCCCCGGCCCTCAAGCAGGCCGACATCGGCGTGGCCATGGGCCTGGGTGGCACCGAAGCGGCCAAGGAGGCCGCCGACATGGTGCTGGCCGACGACAACTTCGCCACCATCGAGGCCGCCGTGGAGGAAGGGCGCGGCGTTTTTGACAATCTCTCGAAATTCATCGTCTGGACCCTGCCCACCAACTTGGGCGAGGGGCTGGTCATCCTGGCCGCCGTGCTGCTCGGCGTGGACCTGCCCATTTCGCCGGTGCAGATCCTGTGGATCAACATGACCACGGCCGGCAGCCTCGGCCTCATGCTGGCCTTCGAACCCCGGGAGCCGGGCATCATGGAGCGCGCCCCGCGCGATCCGCGCCGGCCCATCCTCGACGGGCTGCTCATCCGCCGCGTGCTCCTCGTGGGCGCGGCCCTGCTCGTGGCCGCCTTCGGACTCTACGAATGGGAGCTGGCCGCCGGGGCCAGCCGGGAAGCGGCCCGCACCGTGGCCGTCAACGTGTTCGTGGCCATGGAGGCGCTGTATCTCTTCAACTGCCGGTCGCTTACCCGCTCCGCCCTGGCCATGCCGCTTTCCGGCAACCGCTGGGTGCTGGCCGGCGTGGCCCTGGCCGTGGTGCTCCAGGCCTTTTTTACCTACGTGCCCTTCATGCAACGCCTTTTTGGCGCAGCGCCCATTGGCGCGGCCAGTTGGCTGCGCATCCTGGCCGCCGCCGCGGCCGGTTTTGTCCTGGTGGAGCTCCAAAAACGCCTGGAAGCCGGGCGGCTGCCGGCCGCCCCGGTTGCTTGA
- a CDS encoding autotransporter assembly complex protein TamA, with product MMRTKRFSKGLAGLVLLLALVAGLAVPAGAGTRVEQAKVPPGLAYVVRYEGQLDPELLDLLHQVSKAEALRDAPPDSALLLERRAEEDKAAFAKVFQSRGRFAATVAVSLDSAATPAVLTYAIDPGPQFDLRSVVLKTPDGGDASALPTPERLGLTVPSPFTAKAILDAETKITELLRDEARPDVKVDNRQVTANFADHAVSVVWTVSPGPKATFGPTSFAGLTTVKESYLAGMIPWKQGQPYDAKDVETYRRAVNATGLFAAVQVETAAVDPATGQAPIKVSLTERKHRTVKGGVDYKTDEGPGANLGWEHRNLFGGGEKLAVAGSASGIEQFAEAAFEKPDALTPKDLFKAKARVANEDKKAYKGQNATATASLRRQFTDAVSGGVGLGYRASRIEEDESRPWESDARYGFVFLPVELGYDGRDDVLDPQKGLLATASLAPYWGTLSGADNFLRPEFTLAHYLKILEKPGLVLATRAVGGANIGTDSENVTPDLRWYAGGSGSIRGYSYQSVGPMRGKTPVGGASLFTFSTELRWRVTDLVGIVPFLDGGTAFGKALPPYDQPIMLGAGLGLRVYTPVGPVRVDVATPLARRQDIDDIAQFYCSIGQSF from the coding sequence ATGATGCGTACGAAGCGTTTTTCAAAGGGTCTGGCCGGACTTGTGCTGCTCCTGGCCCTTGTCGCCGGTCTGGCTGTCCCGGCCGGGGCGGGCACCCGCGTGGAGCAGGCCAAGGTTCCGCCCGGACTGGCCTATGTCGTGCGCTATGAAGGCCAGCTCGATCCCGAGCTTCTCGACCTGCTGCATCAGGTCTCCAAGGCCGAGGCCCTGCGCGACGCGCCGCCGGACTCGGCCCTGCTCCTGGAACGCCGGGCCGAGGAAGACAAGGCCGCCTTCGCCAAGGTGTTCCAGTCGCGCGGCCGCTTCGCCGCCACCGTCGCCGTCTCCCTGGACAGCGCCGCCACGCCGGCCGTCCTCACCTACGCCATTGATCCCGGGCCCCAGTTCGATCTGCGCTCGGTGGTCCTCAAAACCCCGGACGGCGGCGACGCCTCGGCCCTGCCCACGCCCGAGCGCCTGGGGCTGACCGTGCCTTCGCCCTTTACCGCCAAGGCCATCCTCGACGCCGAAACGAAAATTACCGAACTCCTGCGCGACGAGGCCCGGCCCGACGTCAAGGTGGACAACCGACAGGTGACGGCCAACTTCGCCGACCACGCCGTGTCCGTGGTCTGGACCGTCTCCCCAGGCCCCAAGGCCACCTTCGGCCCGACCAGCTTCGCCGGGCTGACCACGGTCAAGGAAAGCTATCTCGCCGGCATGATTCCCTGGAAACAGGGTCAGCCCTACGACGCCAAGGACGTGGAAACCTACCGCCGCGCCGTAAACGCCACCGGGCTGTTCGCCGCCGTGCAGGTGGAGACCGCAGCCGTGGACCCGGCAACCGGTCAGGCCCCCATCAAGGTCTCCCTGACCGAACGCAAGCACCGCACCGTCAAGGGCGGCGTGGACTACAAGACCGACGAAGGCCCCGGAGCTAACCTCGGCTGGGAACACCGCAATCTTTTCGGCGGCGGAGAAAAGCTCGCCGTGGCCGGCAGCGCCTCGGGCATCGAGCAGTTCGCCGAGGCCGCTTTCGAAAAACCCGATGCGCTGACGCCCAAGGACCTGTTCAAGGCCAAGGCCCGGGTCGCCAACGAAGACAAGAAAGCCTACAAGGGCCAAAACGCCACGGCCACGGCCTCGCTTCGCCGCCAGTTCACCGACGCGGTCTCGGGCGGCGTGGGCCTGGGCTACCGGGCCTCGCGCATCGAGGAAGACGAGTCCCGCCCCTGGGAGTCCGACGCCCGCTACGGCTTCGTCTTCCTGCCCGTGGAACTCGGCTATGACGGCCGCGACGACGTGCTCGATCCGCAAAAGGGCCTGCTCGCCACCGCCTCCCTGGCCCCCTACTGGGGGACCTTAAGCGGCGCGGACAACTTCCTGCGCCCGGAATTCACCCTGGCCCACTATCTGAAAATCCTGGAAAAGCCCGGCCTCGTCCTGGCCACCCGGGCCGTGGGCGGCGCCAATATCGGCACGGACAGCGAAAACGTCACCCCGGACCTGCGCTGGTACGCCGGCGGCAGCGGTTCCATCCGGGGCTACTCCTACCAGAGCGTGGGGCCCATGCGCGGCAAGACGCCGGTGGGCGGCGCGTCGCTTTTCACCTTCTCCACCGAACTGCGCTGGCGTGTCACAGACCTCGTCGGCATCGTGCCTTTCCTCGACGGCGGCACGGCCTTCGGCAAGGCCCTGCCCCCCTATGACCAACCCATCATGCTCGGCGCGGGCCTGGGCCTTCGGGTCTACACCCCGGTCGGCCCGGTGCGCGTGGACGTGGCCACGCCCCTGGCCCGCCGCCAGGACATCGACGACATCGCCCAGTTCTATTGCAGCATCGGGCAATCTTTTTAG